A single Bufo bufo chromosome 6, aBufBuf1.1, whole genome shotgun sequence DNA region contains:
- the LOC121004184 gene encoding heparan sulfate glucosamine 3-O-sulfotransferase 1-like — protein sequence MAVYLVSVFVLLTQCQAVPFDYLSPTNSSLTEGLQMEVGENNNASEQFLFSTQPPGTTRRTPQTIIIGVRKGGTRALLEMLDIHPNIAVAATEVHFFDWDENYIKGIEWYRSLMPYSFENQITIEKTPGYFTSLQAPERIHSMNSSIKLLLILRDPTERVISDYTQVYYNRLENHKPVQPFEGMVIKNGALNTKYKAIQRSLYDVHMERWLKYFNLNQIHIVDGNTLIKKPLTELQKVERFLNLPPRIVSSNFYFNQTKGFYCIRSDGRERCLHESKGRPHPVVNETVLEQLYNHFREHNHRFYQMVNQSFDWH from the coding sequence CTTTGACTACCTATCTCCTACCAATAGCTCCCTTACAGAGGGTCTTCAGATGGAAGTGGGGGAAAACAATAACGCAAGTGAACAATTCTTATTCTCTACTCAGCCTCCAGGTACAACTCGTCGAACACCACAGACTATAATTATTGGAGTACGGAAAGGTGGGACCAGAGCTTTGCTAGAGATGTTGGACATTCACCCCAACATTGCAGTGGCTGCAACTGAAGTACATTTCTTCGACTGGGATGAGAATTACATCAAAGGGATTGAGTGGTACAGGAGTCTTATGCCATACTCATTTGAAAATCAAATTACTATTGAGAAAACGCCAGGCTATTTCACATCTCTGCAGGCACCGGAAAGGATTCATAGCATGAACAGCTCAATTAAATTGCTTCTCATTTTGAGAGATCCAACCGAGAGGGTCATATCGGATTATACCCAAGTATACTACAACAGGCTTGAGAATCACAAGCCCGTACAACCCTTTGAGGGCATGGTGATTAAAAATGGTGCACTTAATACCAAATATAAGGCAATCCAAAGGAGCTTGTATGACGTACATATGGAGAGATGGCTGAAATACTTTAATTTGAATCAGATTCATATAGTGGATGGTAATACTTTAATAAAAAAGCCTCTGACCGAACTGCAGAAGGTAGAAAGGTTCCTCAACCTCCCTCCTAGAATCGTGTCTTCAAATTTCTACTTTAACCAAACCAAGGGATTCTACTGCATTCGAAGTGATGGGAGAGAGAGGTGTTTACATGAGTCCAAAGGGCGCCCCCACCCAGTAGTAAATGAAACTGTCCTGGAGCAACTTTACAATCACTTCAGAGAACACAATCACCGGTTCTACCAAATGGTTAATCAGTCTTTTGACTGGCACTAA